The genomic stretch GATCTGGTACAAACTGGATAGTACAGGAAAAGAGAGATGTTGCAGAGTTGAAGCATTGTCCGAATCCCACAACAGGAGAACACTTTTAAGTCTCTCATGCTATGCAATGTAATCTGGACTCCGTGTAGTTGATGTCTCATTATATGTGAGAACAACTTTGATAGGCAACGCACTGCAAGCAAATAGAGCAGAGAGCTTACTGTATCTTTCTATTGCACAATGAGAGAATATACTAGAGCGAAGAAAGTGATTCAACAAAAAAGATTGAGGATGCATCTTAAATTCACGTGGCTGTCATGTGGGAGATGGTCGACAATGGTAGATCTGAAAACGATCTTTTGGGCTGATGCATGTTATGAGAAAAAGAGACAACAAAAAGTACACATGTACTGCAAAAACATTCATATGCAAGTAAATGACAACCAATGTCTCGATCATTATGATAAGGAGACAACATCACACAACTCCTCATTGTTGTTACCGCAAAGAGAGTAATGGCAAAGAAAAGGAGGATCTCATGTTGATACTTCATATATGGGCCAGGCTTTGGCCTTCATCCCTCTTCTCTCTGGCCATGGCTCATCATACCATGCATATTATACACGATTATGTTGGTAGTGGCGCTCAAGATTCTCCAAATTGATCTTAGCCACAGTCGAACGGGTTCGAGTCGACCCTTTACACCTCTCTCGGGCAGCTCGTAGCTTTCGGGTTCCAATTTGACCACGTATTGATCCAATCTTTTTGATGACGCTTCACACGCGTAGAATTCATTCTGTTTGATGCGTCTTTGGGTTGTGTTTTGACCCAGCGAGCTTCAGTCGCCTTCGCTGTAACCCCACTTCGATTGGTATTGTTGTACAATTAATGGGAGTAATAAAAATAGATTAATAAATTAAATCACCAGCTACGTTATCAAAGAACACATGACTTTAAAGATCTATGTTTATGATTTGCTATAGTTGGGAGGAACtccccaaaaaaaatattttttttgagattttcatcacaagtgtcctcattttaatttttttttcttttttttttaacctgaTGCCTGAAATATCCCTAATCACCTTGTcccttttttcctttatttttttctctatggATCGATCGTATTTTTATACTACATTATAGTGTTTTCAATAataccaaaaaaatattttaacatagtaaaaacactatattataatattttttactgggttatagtgtttttatgatattattaaagatattataaagtaataaaaaatattataagcgtagtatttttataaaatttatataaaaatattataatggaaTCGATTTGGACCATTCCATGTgaaaaataaagagagaaaaaaatatattaactgaCTGGCTTTAGGTAAAAAAGATGTTGTTAAGAAATTCTACAAGTGAGGGCTACTCCCTTTGGAAAAaacctaaaaaatattttttttgggaaatttattcatataattttatttttttctacggGCCTTTTAAATCATGGTCAGCGAACTCTCGTTCGCGCCATCGGAGATACTAAACGAACACGTGAAGAGACCCACGCCTCCGCCACTAACACGTCGTTGTCGATCGTCCGCCACGTGGGCTGCGAGCTAGGGAATTGCAAGATCTGCGGATGCGGATGGGATCCGGCCTCGACGAGGCCCGCACGTCCTTTCCTCGTCCCCGAGGAGCCGTGCTTCATTCGTACGTGGCATCGGGTACACGGCGGTTTTGGTCTCGCTCTCGACTCTCAAGAcaacgtgagagagagagacagagagacagagagagaaggcTCTTTGGGTCTCTGACAGAGGGAGACGATCGATAGaccgagagagagggagaagactCGTTTCGGTGGTCGTCTCCTCAATCCGGGCTTCAAATGCGATCATTCCTCTGAAACAAATTGCTCCCTACCGAAACCTTATCCGCCGTTGAAAGGTTTCCGTTGTCGAGCCGAGGCCGATTGGTTCCTCGCGGGCAGAGAGCGAGATCGGGGCCCCCTTCCTTGCATTCTGTTCATTGTTCTTCTCCCCCGCCACCGTATCCGGGAACAAGGAGGTTTCCTGAAGAAGCTGGGATCGGATCCAGCGTTTGATCGGGAGGTGCGCCTCGGATGAGGACCATCTATGTTCCAGTCATCGCGGAAAACGATGAAATGGTCCTCGTTGCCTAAGGACCTTGGGGAGAAGGTCGGGCTCTCCGGTTCCCAGCCGCAGCCTGCCTCCTACCTGTTCCCTTCGCTCTCCCTCGCTGCCGAACATGGTGGAGCTGCTGGCGCACCCGAGTCGGCCACGGCGTTGGGATACGGATCGCCCGTTTCATCCCCTGCGAGGTATGCGATTAAATGATGCAATCCGGAAAACAAAAAAAGATTGGGATTTCCTGATAAAAGTATGTTGGCATTGTTGTTGAAGATGGTTCTTCTATACTGGTATTTGTAACCTGAAACATGGAATTGCTGGCTGTGCTATTATGATATGCATATTATGCTGCAAAATAATTTTCGACAAATATTGAGGGAAACAACTGATTTGTGCAGTGGGGCCACCTAATCTTTCTGCCGAGGATGCCTTCGTCACATTAATTTTTCTGTATTTAGTGTCATATGCAAAGTCAACTTACTGGTCTATGataatgttagtgaacaaatgtgccgtggttggtgagtcagcacggcctggtccacgggtcgatgtcgagagCCTTCTGTCggctgagctggatgccgaggtcgaccGAGCCCTCGCAACGGGGTAttgatcagcgttccttggtgTGCTGATCCGGGCACCGTGAATGCCGAGCTacgtctctccttctccggggtggttggcagctcgtcttcgtgaggtgaCCGCGCCCTCGGGAAGGAGTGCTGGTTGGTGTTGGTCGGGATCCGGACCGATTGGCTGCTCTCCTTCGTGCACTGGATGGCAATTCCCgagtggttggcagctcgtcttcgtgaggtggccGCGTTTTCCTGCAAAAATGACTCTCGttgggatcacccgacgaggcccctctgatgagcaagtcagtggagtgatccattgatttttttcttcctccttccGGCCAGATGCTGGCTAGAGGTCTTTATATTATTGTACGTGGGTCGGTCGTATGCAGGTTGACgtgccgagcagtgccttagtacggattctgacttggcgtgtcttgggGGCAGTGTCGTCTCGGGGCTCCCGAGGCCGAGTAGTTCCTTAGTACGGATTCTAACTTGGCGTGTCTTGGGGGCGGCGTCGTCTCGGGTTCCCGAGGCCAagcagtgccttagtacggattctgtCCTGACGTGTCTTGAGAGCCAAAATATATCGTATCACTACTCCCCCTCCCCTCCAAGGCGTGCCGCGGGGTCCTTAAGGGGCCGGGCGGCATGCCTGAGTCGGAGTGAGGCTGATCACTCACAAGGGGAAGCTGGATTAACTCGTCACGAGGTGATTTAGAGGGGTGGCACCCCGTGCTACGGGCAGGATTGACTTTGCCGATCGAGACATAGGGGCCCGATATGTCGAAACCGACGTGGCGAAAACGACGTGGCATAGGTCGGATGATTGGTTTGGAACGGCTCGGAGTTACGGATGCTGAGTTTGCAAGTTGGCGAGCGAGCCGGGGCGGCTCGGTTAGAGACTTGATGGGCTGCGAGTCGGGGGTCGACGTGGAGCGACTTGGATTTAACGGACTAGGTCGGTGATTCGGGCGTTGGATCgaccgagatgtgactcgagcATAAGATTGGCTGTGAGGTGTGGCTCGGACGTTGGATTTGGTCGAGATGCGACTAGGGtgttggatttggccgagatgtgactcgagcGTTGGAttttggtgccggcgggtcgtAAATTGAGAGCGATTTAGCGCGACTTGGACAAGAGCTGGTTCTGGGGGTCGAGTGGATAGATTCGGCTCTGAATCAGACCTGGAGACCGTATAAGTTCGGTTCCGAATCGAGTTTGGGgatcgagtttgtgagctcggctccgaattggatGTTGACGGGTCGCCAATCgggggcgatctggagcgacccgggcaggaatcgagCTGGGGTGCTGACGGGtcgccagtcgggagcgatctggagcaacCCTTGCAGGGAGTGCTAACGGGTCCCCTTAGAGCGGTCGGAAATGCCCgacacatcaatgcatcggagctgccatatgtcacgacccgagtttgatgagccaactggccaataacttcattttggtccttcaatcatggaccaaaatgcttaagtgggagttaaatcgaaccctagcatagtgcatgtaaggtttaactcagtggtggctccacgctgtgatgagttctcgactccatctacgggtagccctttcctactcgagccctcttaccctgcccaaatgctaggtcggctctgataccaaatgtcacgacttgagtctgatgagccaactggtcaATAACTcccttttggtccttcaaccacggaccaaaatgcttaagcgggagttaatatagtac from Musa acuminata AAA Group cultivar baxijiao chromosome BXJ1-3, Cavendish_Baxijiao_AAA, whole genome shotgun sequence encodes the following:
- the LOC135624739 gene encoding protein SPIRRIG-like isoform X2 codes for the protein MFQSSRKTMKWSSLPKDLGEKVGLSGSQPQPASYLFPSLSLAAEHGGAAGAPESATALGYGSPVSSPARGKHKLELDFKKFWVEFRSSSSEKVSRSTQAFFCCWKSLCDRCGEVENL